A genomic segment from uncultured Alistipes sp. encodes:
- a CDS encoding glycoside hydrolase family 3 N-terminal domain-containing protein: MRKSAMRNVVSLAALAVASLTVGCGDRVPAYKNPENPVEVRVADLLGRMTLEEKVAQMQDLTFNQFSENGKVDSARMDSVLQGMSYGSVFGAKLTVGELQQSLLTLNRYMAAKNRLGIPVIGEAEGLHGLIQDGATIFPQSIALASTFNPDLVHRVARVIARESKAVGVDQVLAPVLDLARELRWGRVEETYGEDPYLVGRMGVAYVSAFNEEGVMATLKHFVAHGSPSGGLNLASVVGSERELRSLYLKPFQAVMREAMPYSVMNSYNSYEAVPVAASHWLLDDILRGEMGFTGYITSDWGSVDMLRHFHRTAADKAEAARQAVVAGVDLEVDGDCYARLDSLVRAGGLDEKEIDKCVSRILTAKFAMGLFDKDYEALADLSETVHTPEAVELALEAARESAVLLKNENGLLPLDKNRLRSVAVIGPNAAQVQFGDYMWTNDNRYGITPLQGIKALVGDRVKIHYAKGCDIHSQDRSGFGRAVAAARNSDVALVFVGALSGAPGRPWPNSVSGESFDLSDIVLTGVQEELIRAVEATGTPTVVVLVAGKPSAMPWVKEHCEAVVVQWYAGEQEGRAIAEILFGEVNPSGKLNVSFPQSVGHLPVFYNYYPTDKGFYKNPGTPDSPGRDYVFSSPDPVWAFGHGLSYTTFEYRTMSVSARSFSADDTCKITVEVANTGTRDGKEVVQLYVRDVVSSVVTPVQELRRFEKVFIPAGESRCVTFELPMCELALWNIDMQEVVEPGDFELRVGAASDDIRLRETITVK, encoded by the coding sequence ATGAGAAAGAGTGCAATGAGAAACGTTGTGTCTTTGGCCGCTTTGGCCGTTGCATCCCTGACTGTTGGATGTGGAGACAGAGTTCCGGCTTATAAGAATCCGGAGAATCCGGTTGAGGTTCGGGTTGCCGATCTGCTGGGCCGGATGACCCTTGAAGAGAAAGTTGCCCAGATGCAGGATCTCACGTTCAATCAGTTTTCGGAGAACGGGAAGGTTGATTCGGCACGGATGGATTCCGTTCTTCAGGGTATGAGCTACGGCTCCGTCTTCGGGGCGAAACTTACGGTCGGAGAGTTGCAACAGAGTCTTCTGACCTTGAACCGTTACATGGCCGCCAAAAATCGATTGGGAATTCCGGTGATTGGAGAAGCCGAAGGTTTACACGGATTGATTCAGGATGGTGCCACGATTTTTCCGCAATCCATCGCTCTGGCCAGTACGTTCAACCCCGATCTCGTACATCGTGTGGCCAGGGTGATTGCCAGGGAATCGAAGGCAGTGGGGGTCGATCAGGTGCTTGCCCCGGTTCTTGATCTCGCTCGGGAGTTGCGTTGGGGACGGGTCGAGGAGACCTACGGTGAAGATCCCTATCTGGTCGGACGTATGGGTGTGGCCTATGTTTCGGCCTTCAACGAGGAGGGCGTAATGGCTACCCTGAAGCATTTCGTCGCTCACGGTTCCCCGAGCGGCGGTCTCAATTTGGCGTCGGTCGTGGGTAGCGAGCGGGAGCTCCGTTCGCTCTATTTGAAGCCGTTCCAGGCCGTCATGCGGGAGGCGATGCCTTACAGCGTGATGAACTCCTACAATTCCTATGAAGCGGTTCCGGTTGCAGCATCGCACTGGCTGCTGGACGATATTCTCCGCGGTGAGATGGGCTTTACGGGCTATATCACCTCCGACTGGGGGTCGGTCGACATGCTCCGCCACTTCCACCGGACGGCGGCGGACAAGGCGGAAGCCGCGCGTCAGGCCGTGGTGGCAGGGGTCGATCTGGAGGTCGACGGGGACTGTTACGCCCGGCTCGACAGTCTGGTGCGGGCCGGAGGCCTGGACGAAAAAGAGATTGACAAGTGCGTCTCCCGTATCTTGACGGCAAAGTTCGCCATGGGACTGTTCGACAAGGATTACGAGGCTTTGGCTGACCTGTCGGAGACAGTCCATACGCCCGAGGCGGTGGAACTCGCCCTGGAGGCCGCCCGTGAATCGGCCGTACTGCTCAAGAACGAGAACGGCCTGCTGCCGCTGGACAAAAACCGACTGCGTTCGGTTGCCGTGATCGGACCGAATGCTGCGCAGGTCCAGTTTGGGGATTACATGTGGACCAATGACAATCGTTACGGAATCACTCCGCTGCAGGGAATTAAAGCGCTGGTTGGCGATCGTGTGAAGATCCATTATGCCAAAGGCTGCGATATTCACTCTCAGGATCGCAGCGGTTTCGGCCGGGCCGTTGCCGCAGCACGCAACAGCGATGTGGCGCTGGTCTTCGTGGGCGCCTTGAGCGGAGCTCCGGGACGTCCGTGGCCCAATTCGGTCAGTGGTGAGAGTTTCGACCTTTCGGATATTGTCCTGACGGGTGTTCAGGAGGAGCTGATTCGAGCCGTCGAGGCCACCGGGACTCCCACTGTCGTGGTGCTCGTGGCCGGGAAACCTTCGGCCATGCCGTGGGTCAAGGAGCATTGCGAGGCGGTGGTGGTACAATGGTATGCCGGAGAGCAGGAGGGTCGGGCCATCGCCGAGATCCTCTTCGGCGAGGTCAACCCCTCCGGCAAACTGAATGTCTCCTTCCCGCAGAGTGTCGGACACCTTCCGGTCTTTTACAACTACTATCCTACGGATAAAGGCTTTTACAAGAACCCCGGAACTCCGGACTCCCCGGGCCGCGACTACGTCTTTTCGAGTCCCGATCCGGTATGGGCATTCGGCCACGGCCTGAGTTACACGACTTTCGAGTATCGAACGATGTCGGTTTCGGCAAGGAGTTTTTCGGCGGACGATACGTGTAAGATCACCGTCGAGGTGGCCAATACGGGGACTCGGGACGGCAAAGAGGTCGTACAGCTCTATGTGCGTGACGTGGTCAGTTCCGTGGTTAC